A part of Drosophila ananassae strain 14024-0371.13 chromosome 2R, ASM1763931v2, whole genome shotgun sequence genomic DNA contains:
- the LOC6506214 gene encoding pneumococcal serine-rich repeat protein isoform X1, which translates to MMAAREADQERWEAAAEVQLQHHQKIPTTAARTAPAPLKTIKIRTQPFLPHAPSLLSSVQVTSSSSVAPATASASASLVSHSNPPFQLRGVINKYSLPSTHLLQSSAAHPAVAAKITHVKSDGGGGISISGTPILSGGTIKVAAANPAQQPISLSTGQATTAASIRAIGAGGQSTQVRVVMPMIKQLENVTATGRTQITAIPAAPARSVSNASITVTRPVTQATYLPRASVTATQMGGVGVGVGQRLVTPLRATSSASATVTPAAPTGISTTGGFIRGATASVSRSGVAVSTQPPSTVISSSNSAAWMQSPTGQVQLIRAIPQPRQRIITTSAGVSSANVVTTANPVQAPTALSVSAAQTLTPQSTGPAGVPQAYVATVLPQRQQQATLVYSSNVSTPNANPNPGQQFNSRFAVATPTGGVTTTTPGGTTVTSRQVRPISLGKGFTGAKLNTTSISIRAPHPQLNASVTPSQTPVSVSGGATVAPGRGPGGAGAALTATNLPTTRIIQLQQPATAATQQIIGSAARLAGNVMLQPFLMSTSAAAKMGIRPPVTMTAKVQPSLTITQLNPIGKLSTAGSTGTPTMTPQGVTSIQAVPVPSVSASVVTPSPVTGATAAAGGATVLPLTISGRGEAVGPAGNILTGTLTPIKNASGITVGKMMMAPTTAAAPGSDVTVSSGATVTGFQRTWNPVVASQSQLMKIDEKGSAATIYYESMPASSSTGVLSLTTTTVTQSSQSQAQLVSSAGGSSLSVSSLPFASHASASGAAGSGAGSQATFTVLPSGAAGAAATRTIGHQQLIIPTAANSAPPQHMVIPLHTSVKVTTGAGNPQQAGGSGALVPNFMRKRDAEGSPIRAAKNLGPTLLSMASNSNSATNSGSTFSLKPVFVAVPSSVSSALTVEALAKKERERVAHGAPSNAPTVASSETTISTTRNLRAESPASSDGSTTVSANSSPGVDQQLQDRIGEPSTARGTSGRDNATHFNPINEMYSSHQGHSSMGARGSSFVDVQAPTPQQQQPQQPTPHVAGSAQLAQQPGTRMNGTGSSSSSSYDCSARKKPRRSTNDSQHSTQSQASLSLPPPSAEPTPTAAAAYMQKHNNGGLLVAAPAPGVAPNSAPVEANHRNSTPAVAGNKENANPVDFVIRRPRNCALLNTYKPTHKLATNHFHRYTDVKPREERRATVIDLANQPNVREKINGWKIYHLRTQMEDLNESEMVSLGQLETMLQALEKDKDKHSEIERVSELLKGNIQRSKIITDGINEAQNQLMKIFEHKPHVSDIISRCASKRNFKKREKM; encoded by the exons ATGATGGCGGCGCGGGAGGCGGACCAGGAGCGGTGGGAGGCGGCGGCGGAAGTACAGCTACAGCACCATCAG AAAATACCCACTACTGCCGCCCGCACAGCCCCAGCCCCCCTGAAAACCATTAAGATACGCACCCAGCCATTTCTTCCTCATGCACCATCATTGCTGTCATCGGTTCAAGTCACTTCATCGTCATCGGTGGCACCCGCaaccgcatccgcatccgcatccctGGTATCACACTCAAATCCGCCCTTTCAGCTGCGCGGCGTCATTAACAAGTACTCATTGCCGTCCACCCATTTACTCCAATCCTCTGCAGCGCACCCGGCGGTGGCCGCCAAGATCACCCATGTCAAGTCGGACGGCGGCGGCGGGATCTCCATTTCGGGTACTCCCATCCTCAGCGGCGGGACAATCAAAGTGGCAGCCGCCAATCCCGCCCAGCAACCCATTTCTCTCAGCACGGGACAGGCCACCACGGCAGCTTCCATCAGAGCCATCGGGGCGGGAGGTCAGTCCACGCAGGTGCGTGTTGTCATGCCGATGATCAAGCAGCTGGAGAACGTCACGGCGACGGGTAGGACGCAGATTACGGCGATACCAGCAGCTCCGGCCAGAAGTGTCTCGAATGCTTCCATCACCGTAACCAGGCCGGTGACCCAGGCCACATATCTGCCGAGGGCCAGCGTCACTGCCACCCAGATGGGTGGCGTGGGAGTCGGGGTGGGCCAGCGTCTAGTAACCCCTCTCAGAGCCACATCGTCCGCTTCGGCCACTGTGACACCAGCAGCTCCCACGGGTATTAGCACAACTGGTGGCTTTATCCGCGGAGCAACCGCTTCCGTGAGCAGGAGTGGAGTGGCGGTGTCTACGCAGCCACCGTCCACAGTGATCTCGTCCAGCAACAGCGCCGCCTGGATGCAGAGTCCCACGGGACAGGTGCAACTGATCCGTGCCATCCCCCAGCCGCGACAAAGGATCATCACCACGTCGGCGGGCGTTAGCAGTGCCAATGTGGTAACCACGGCTAATCCGGTCCAAGCACCAACGG CTCTTTCAGTTTCTGCTGCCCAAACGCTGACGCCGCAGTCCACGGGACCGGCAGGTGTTCCCCAAGCCTACGTGGCCACTGTCTTGCCACAGAGGCAGCAACAGGCCACTCTGGTCTACTCCTCAAACGTGTCCACCCCGAACGCAAATCCCAATCCTGGCCAGCAGTTTAATTCCCGTTTCGCTGTGGCTACGCCCACTGGGGGAGTAACGACCACAACACCCGGGGGAACTACAGTCACTTCGCGACAAGTGCGACCCATATCGTTGGGGAAGGGCTTTACAGGAGCCAAGTTGAACACGACGAGCATCAGTATCAGGGCACCCCACCCCCAGCTCAATGCCAGCGTTACTCCTTCCCAGACGCCCGTTAGTGTCTCGGGAGGAGCGACAGTGGCGCCGGGACGAGGGCCAGGTGGTGCTGGAGCCGCTCTGACGGCTACGAATCTGCCCACCACGCGGATCATACAACTGCAGCAGCCGGCGACGGCAGCCACGCAGCAGATAATCGGATCGGCTGCTCGCCTGGCTGGCAATGTGATGCTGCAGCCCTTTTTGATGAGCACTTCGGCGGCAGCTAAGATGG GCATTCGTCCCCCAGTTACCATGACGGCCAAGGTGCAGCCCTCACTGACCATTACGCAGCTGAATCCCATCGGCAAACTATCCACGGCCGGATCAACCGGCACACCGACCATGACCCCGCAGGGTGTGACCAGCATCCAGGCGGTGCCAGTACCGAGTGTCTCGGCTAGTGTGGTGACTCCCAGTCCGGTAACCGGAGCGACTGCAGCTGCTGGTGGCGCCACCGTGCTGCCCCTGACCATAAGCGGCAGGGGAGAAGCCGTCGGACCCGCAGGCAACATCCTCACGGGCACCTTGACTCCCATTAAGAATGCCAGTGGCATCACCGTGGGCAAGATGATGATGGCGCCGACAACGGCTGCGGCACCAGGCTCGGATGTTACTGTTAGCAGTGGAGCTACAGTGACCGGGTTTCAGCGTACTTGGAATCCAGTGGTGGCTTCCCAGAGCCAATTGATGAAG ATTGATGAAAAGGGTAGTGCAGCTACGATCTACTACGAATCAATGCCGGCATCCTCGTCCACTGGCGTACTCTCGTTGACCACCACCACCGTGACTCAGAGCAGTCAGTCCCAAGCCCAATTGGTGAGCAGTGCTGGCGGAAGCAGCTTATCCGTTTCTTCGCTGCCATTTGCCAGCCATGCCTCGGCATCCGGAGCAGCAGGTTCCGGGGCTGGATCACAAGCCACCTTTACAGTGCTACCGTCCGGGGCGGCTGGAGCGGCGGCTACCCGAACTATCGGCCATCAGCAACTGATAATACCAACGGCGGCGAACAGTGCCCCGCCGCAGCACATGGTCATCCCGTTGCACACGTCCGTAAAGGTGACCACGGGAGCAGGCAACCCCCAGCAGGCGGGCGGAAGTGGAGCACTGGTGCCCAACTTCATGCGCAAACGAGACGCCGAGGGCTCGCCCATTCGGGCAGCCAAGAACCTGGGACCCACGTTGCTCTCCATGGCCAGTAACTCGAACAGTGCCACCAACTCCGGTTCCACGTTCAGTTTGAAACCCGTTTTTGTGGCGGTGCCCTCGTCGGTTAGCTCGGCACTCACGGTGGAGgctttggccaaaaaggaaaGGGAGCGGGTGGCCCATGGAGCCCCCAGTAATGCACCCACGGTAGCATCTTCTGAGACTACCATCTCGACCACAAGAAATCTCCGTGCCGAGTCCCCGGCGTCCTCGGATGGTTCTACTACAGTATCGGCGAACTCTTCGCCTGGCGTGGATCAGCAGTTGCAGGACAGGATTGGCGAGCCATCGACGGCGAGAGGAACGAGTGGTCGCGACAATGCCACGCATTTCAATCCCATAAATGAG ATGTACTCCTCGCATCAGGGACACTCGTCGATGGGAGCTCGTGGCAGCTCCTTTGTAGATGTCCAAGCACCAACgccgcaacagcagcaacctCAGCAGCCGACGCCCCACGTGGCGGGATCTGCGCAATTGGCACAGCAACCAGGAACGCGAATGAATGGCAccggcagcagctccagttCGAGCTACGATTGTTCCGCCAGGAAGAAACCACGAAGATCGAC TAATGACAGTCAGCACTCAACCCAGAGCCAGGCATCCTTGTCACTGCCACCACCGAGTGCGGAACCTACACCTACTGCTGCAGCAGCCTACATGCAGAAGCACAACAATGGAGGTCTACTGGTGGCAGCACCTGCGCCGGGAGTGGCTCCCAATAGTGCCCCAGTCGAGGCCAACCATCGGAACAGCACACCAGCAGTGGCGGGCAACAAGGAGAACGCCAATCCCGTCGACTTTGTTATTCGGCGTCCGCGCAACTGTGCTTTGCTGAAT acctataagcccACCCACAAGCTGGCCACCAATCACTTCCATCGATACACGGATGTGAAGCCCAGGGAGGAGCGACGAGCCACAGTCATTGATTTGGCCAATCAGCCCAATGTGCGGGAGAAGATAAATGGATGGAAGATCTATCACTTACGGACGCAAATGGAAGACTTG AACGAATCTGAGATGGTCAGCCTGGGGCAGCTAGAAACCATGCTACAAGCTCTGGAAAAGGACAAGGACAAGCACAGCGAAATAGAGCGCGTTAGTGAGCTGCTAAAG GGCAATATCCAGCGGAGTAAAATCATCACGGATGGCATCAACGAGGCCCAGAATCAGCTTATGAAAATCTTTGAGCACAAGCCCCACGTCTCAGACATCATTAGCCGCTGTGCCTCCAAGCGCAACTTCAAGAAGCGAGAGAAAATGTAG